A region of Streptomyces halobius DNA encodes the following proteins:
- a CDS encoding ParM/StbA family protein, which produces MSANSNDIITLTGGIDVGNGYVKGVIQNTKQGTFDELDLPSAVVSTSRTSPKVPLPDADAASVLAGDFYNQIDCSLTTSLVAASDRRIFGRAALSVRGSKFTEFEVLGKHSKADQELSKVLVLGVFAAKALRDYVRENGALPDHELRVQVRAGLALPISEFVARRHAYAAEFIGLLGSSDPAVHLVTIKNFSTPVSVRLEFVDVQVMAEGASAQFAITDKGEPLAQALLDDLRARDASLVEGVSASDLVAVQNTIGVDVGEGTVNFPVFTDGRFNPEAAATLDEGYGTALMNAMERMSESDATLQFSSRKQLADFLHAEPSVLVRNRHQRAAGFVEDEASYLVDEIVSSFGDVLSQAGATTEVVYVYGGGSGPIKHLLHPALLKAAGDVPVLYLDSSYSRHLNREGLYIAARHVEQQALAAKPAGMRSKEVA; this is translated from the coding sequence ATGAGCGCCAACAGCAACGACATCATCACTCTCACCGGCGGCATCGACGTCGGCAACGGCTACGTCAAGGGCGTCATCCAGAACACGAAGCAGGGGACTTTCGACGAGCTCGATCTGCCCAGCGCGGTCGTCTCGACCTCTCGCACCTCGCCGAAGGTGCCACTCCCCGACGCGGATGCAGCATCCGTGCTGGCTGGCGACTTCTACAACCAGATTGACTGCTCGCTCACTACTTCCCTGGTGGCGGCGTCCGACCGCCGGATCTTCGGCCGGGCGGCGCTGAGCGTGCGCGGCTCGAAGTTCACCGAGTTCGAGGTGCTGGGCAAGCACTCCAAGGCTGATCAGGAGCTGAGCAAGGTTCTGGTCCTGGGTGTCTTCGCCGCGAAGGCCCTGCGCGACTACGTCCGCGAGAACGGCGCGCTGCCCGATCACGAGCTGCGCGTGCAGGTGCGCGCCGGCCTGGCGCTGCCGATCTCCGAGTTCGTCGCGCGCCGCCACGCCTACGCCGCCGAGTTCATCGGTCTGCTGGGCAGCTCCGACCCCGCGGTGCACCTGGTGACGATCAAGAACTTCAGCACCCCGGTCTCGGTGCGCCTGGAATTCGTCGACGTCCAGGTGATGGCCGAGGGTGCCTCCGCTCAGTTCGCCATCACCGACAAGGGCGAGCCGCTCGCCCAGGCCCTGCTCGATGATCTGCGCGCCCGTGACGCGTCCCTCGTGGAGGGCGTCTCGGCGTCTGACCTGGTGGCGGTGCAGAACACCATCGGCGTCGACGTCGGCGAGGGCACTGTGAACTTCCCGGTCTTCACCGACGGTCGGTTCAACCCTGAGGCGGCTGCCACGCTCGACGAGGGCTATGGCACCGCGCTGATGAACGCCATGGAGCGTATGAGCGAGTCGGACGCCACGCTGCAGTTCTCCTCGCGCAAGCAGCTGGCGGATTTCCTCCACGCGGAGCCGTCGGTGCTGGTGAGGAACCGTCACCAGCGTGCCGCCGGCTTCGTCGAGGATGAGGCCAGCTACCTGGTCGACGAGATCGTCTCCTCCTTTGGTGACGTCCTCTCCCAGGCCGGCGCGACGACTGAGGTCGTCTACGTCTACGGCGGTGGCTCGGGTCCGATCAAGCACCTGCTGCACCCGGCGCTGCTGAAGGCCGCAGGCGACGTGCCCGTGCTCTACCTCGATTCGAGCTATTCGCGGCACCTGAACCGCGAGGGCCTGTACATCGCGGCTCGTCACGTCGAGCAGCAGGCCCTCGCCGCGAAGCCCGCGGGGATGCGCAGTAAGGAGGTGGCCTGA
- a CDS encoding SLOG family protein, producing the protein MISESFSHVVLVTGSRSWNDEQSMRSAFNDAWRDWGAENVTRPVLISGHCPEGADAMAELLWRAAGFEIRTFPAAWSAHGKRAGFQRNQEMVDAAQVFREAGAQVLCTAFLDLCRKPGCPQRDQEQLMPHTPEHFSHGTIHCRARARAAGIVTATVIHPSLPPF; encoded by the coding sequence ATGATTTCAGAATCGTTCTCGCATGTCGTCCTGGTCACCGGTTCCCGCAGCTGGAACGACGAGCAGAGCATGCGCTCGGCGTTCAACGACGCCTGGCGCGACTGGGGAGCGGAGAACGTCACCCGGCCGGTGCTCATCTCGGGGCATTGCCCCGAGGGTGCCGACGCCATGGCCGAGCTGCTGTGGCGGGCCGCCGGCTTCGAGATCCGCACCTTCCCCGCCGCCTGGTCGGCTCATGGGAAGCGGGCCGGCTTCCAGCGCAACCAGGAGATGGTCGACGCCGCCCAGGTCTTCCGCGAGGCCGGGGCTCAGGTGCTGTGCACGGCCTTCCTCGACCTCTGCCGGAAGCCCGGATGCCCGCAGCGAGACCAGGAGCAGCTCATGCCGCATACGCCGGAGCACTTCTCGCACGGCACGATCCACTGCAGGGCTCGCGCGCGAGCCGCGGGGATCGTGACGGCCACCGTGATCCATCCGTCGCTGCCGCCGTTCTGA
- a CDS encoding histone-like nucleoid-structuring protein Lsr2, with the protein MAIRSIVESDLSGKPDAATVTFGLGDTWYEVDLTAEEQKGLEDALKSYLEVSRKAGKPAPKKRVVPETTAEERDKIREWAKKEGYEFAERGRIPKTVMKAYDEAHDIDRSK; encoded by the coding sequence ATGGCCATTCGAAGCATTGTCGAGTCAGATCTCAGTGGTAAGCCGGATGCGGCTACCGTGACCTTCGGCCTGGGTGACACCTGGTACGAAGTCGACCTCACCGCTGAGGAGCAGAAAGGCCTTGAGGATGCGCTGAAGTCGTACCTGGAGGTCAGCCGGAAAGCCGGGAAGCCGGCACCCAAGAAGCGAGTCGTGCCCGAGACGACTGCCGAGGAGCGCGACAAGATCCGTGAGTGGGCCAAGAAGGAGGGCTATGAGTTCGCGGAACGGGGACGCATCCCGAAGACAGTCATGAAGGCCTATGACGAGGCACACGACATCGATCGGAGCAAGTAG
- a CDS encoding CPBP family intramembrane glutamic endopeptidase gives MTTSPITSRLLGIGWCVLVPFAAVAVYLGLGTFAVLLIGEPIVATAVLGMLVVVLVGSMRIQRPRWLAHAPGPRPRPEIPRFGWTVLGCAVLAFLAGQSLALWIYVTVGSAGFDASKQTRHAAGALATLLLTLVAAPVGEEALFRGLIYPLLRKRVSILVSTLVTAVVFGLVHGNAVQFASTLPLAVLLALVYERTRVLWPCVLLHLGFNLAAALVPAQALGALANPVSAVFLCLAFAGCALGLYLRVAGGTAPGAVQGAGGESAMQ, from the coding sequence TTGACGACGTCACCGATCACCTCGCGTCTGCTCGGCATCGGGTGGTGCGTCCTCGTGCCGTTCGCCGCCGTCGCGGTCTACCTCGGCCTCGGCACCTTCGCAGTCCTCCTCATCGGAGAGCCGATCGTTGCGACCGCCGTCCTGGGCATGCTCGTCGTCGTCCTGGTCGGTTCGATGAGGATCCAGCGGCCCCGGTGGCTCGCGCATGCGCCGGGGCCGCGGCCGAGGCCGGAGATCCCACGCTTCGGGTGGACCGTCCTCGGCTGCGCGGTCCTGGCCTTCCTCGCCGGCCAGTCGCTGGCCTTGTGGATCTACGTCACGGTCGGATCCGCCGGCTTCGACGCCTCGAAGCAGACCAGGCACGCGGCTGGAGCCCTGGCGACCCTGTTGCTCACCCTGGTCGCGGCTCCCGTGGGGGAGGAGGCCCTGTTCCGAGGGCTGATCTACCCGTTGCTGCGCAAGCGGGTGAGCATCCTCGTCTCAACGCTGGTCACCGCCGTGGTGTTCGGCCTGGTGCACGGCAACGCCGTGCAGTTCGCCTCGACCCTGCCGCTGGCGGTGCTCCTGGCCCTGGTCTACGAACGCACGCGCGTGCTGTGGCCCTGCGTGCTCCTGCACCTGGGCTTCAACCTCGCCGCGGCTCTCGTCCCGGCGCAGGCGCTCGGCGCTCTGGCGAACCCCGTCTCCGCGGTGTTCCTGTGCCTGGCCTTTGCTGGTTGTGCCTTGGGGCTCTACCTGCGGGTCGCCGGCGGGACTGCGCCAGGCGCAGTCCAGGGCGCGGGAGGCGAGTCCGCGATGCAGTGA
- a CDS encoding DHH family phosphoesterase — MSILHTVDDHSLTDEDTDLFELLCQRRGWSDQYLKEIESTEHDELLGLAEMVEALHDARTTGKKITIAPDFDMDGISSGVLGYAGLSELGFDVELHLPNYRRGHELTPEDIAEIHAKWPDTRVLLTCDGGVNSHRGIAAARALGWTTLVTDHHEELAPGSTADITVDPCRIDETYAHTGICGAHVLYQVIEAYTRVHRSEKLWEIHLLRLFAGLGTVSDVMPVLYENRQLVRDAISIARLLRVAAPKTIPNPWGGFDADPDAIDVEQSILMQLLRTEPHHPVFLRAFEGFAIVLKAFAQIGKIRDVDDLDEGFFGFYLAPAMNSPRRTGASLEPCFAVFTAAGADVKLKVAHQVIESNELRKQLVIEHMEELTTGDQPLAPWVYFSDAYPGMYGLLANRMMELNGHPVVVVNRPAGPDDFVSGSGRAPGWFDIITSLEPHDGLSAIGHQQACGVRVAKAEKLGDLVAVLQEATQVALLAVSTDGPNGDLVLGPDADCDAGLEDLQPLFELVRRTEGLKPFGHGFTAPVVEIAVEPLGLRVDRIGSESQHLRLVTRSGLSCLWWNVAEEKFDVLRGFVQRASRTELGTLRFTATLQLNTFRGDTRVQAVINEQITTAA, encoded by the coding sequence ATGTCCATACTCCATACCGTCGACGACCATTCGCTCACCGACGAGGACACCGACCTCTTCGAGCTGCTGTGCCAGCGCAGGGGGTGGTCGGATCAGTACCTGAAGGAGATCGAGTCCACCGAGCACGACGAGCTCCTGGGCCTGGCCGAGATGGTCGAGGCCCTTCATGACGCCCGGACCACGGGCAAGAAGATCACCATCGCCCCCGACTTCGACATGGACGGCATCTCCTCCGGTGTCCTCGGCTACGCCGGCCTGTCCGAGCTCGGCTTCGACGTCGAGCTGCACCTGCCCAACTACCGCCGCGGTCACGAGCTCACGCCCGAGGACATTGCCGAGATCCACGCGAAGTGGCCCGACACGCGGGTCCTGCTCACCTGCGATGGGGGGGTGAACTCCCACCGCGGTATCGCCGCCGCGCGTGCCCTGGGCTGGACGACGCTGGTGACCGATCACCACGAGGAGCTCGCGCCGGGCTCGACCGCGGACATCACCGTCGACCCGTGCCGGATCGACGAGACCTACGCCCACACTGGGATCTGCGGTGCCCATGTGCTCTACCAGGTGATTGAGGCCTACACCCGCGTGCACCGGTCCGAGAAGCTCTGGGAGATCCACCTGCTGCGCCTGTTCGCCGGCCTGGGCACCGTCTCCGACGTCATGCCCGTGCTGTACGAGAACCGCCAGCTGGTGCGTGATGCGATCTCGATTGCCCGCCTGCTGCGCGTCGCCGCGCCGAAGACGATCCCCAATCCCTGGGGTGGGTTCGACGCTGATCCCGATGCCATCGACGTCGAGCAGTCGATCCTGATGCAGCTGCTGCGCACCGAGCCGCACCACCCGGTCTTCCTCCGGGCCTTCGAGGGCTTCGCGATCGTGCTCAAGGCCTTCGCGCAGATCGGCAAGATCCGCGACGTCGACGACCTCGACGAGGGCTTCTTCGGCTTCTATCTCGCCCCGGCGATGAACAGCCCGCGCCGCACAGGGGCCTCGCTTGAGCCGTGCTTCGCGGTGTTCACGGCCGCCGGTGCTGACGTCAAGCTCAAGGTCGCCCACCAGGTGATCGAGAGCAACGAGCTGCGCAAGCAGCTGGTCATCGAACACATGGAAGAACTCACCACCGGGGACCAGCCGTTGGCCCCGTGGGTGTATTTCTCGGACGCCTACCCGGGCATGTACGGGCTGCTGGCCAACCGGATGATGGAGCTCAACGGCCACCCGGTCGTCGTCGTCAACCGGCCCGCCGGCCCAGACGATTTCGTCAGTGGCTCCGGTCGCGCGCCGGGGTGGTTCGACATCATCACCAGCCTGGAGCCGCACGACGGTCTCAGCGCCATCGGGCACCAGCAGGCCTGCGGCGTCCGCGTCGCGAAGGCCGAGAAGCTCGGCGACCTCGTCGCCGTGCTGCAGGAGGCCACCCAGGTCGCCCTGCTCGCCGTCAGCACCGATGGCCCGAACGGTGATCTCGTGCTCGGCCCGGACGCCGACTGCGACGCCGGCCTCGAGGACCTGCAGCCGTTGTTCGAGCTGGTGCGCCGTACCGAGGGGCTCAAGCCCTTCGGGCACGGTTTCACCGCTCCGGTCGTCGAGATCGCGGTCGAGCCCCTGGGCCTGCGCGTGGACCGGATCGGATCCGAATCGCAGCACCTGCGTCTGGTCACCCGGTCCGGCCTGTCCTGCCTGTGGTGGAACGTCGCCGAGGAGAAGTTCGACGTGCTCCGGGGCTTCGTGCAGCGCGCCAGCCGCACCGAGCTCGGGACGCTGCGCTTCACGGCGACGCTGCAGCTGAACACCTTCCGTGGCGACACCCGCGTCCAGGCCGTCATCAACGAGCAGATCACCACGGCTGCTTGA